Proteins from a genomic interval of Microbacterium imperiale:
- a CDS encoding HAD family hydrolase gives MPNRPLIIFDFDGTVALGDGPVLAYARAAAAAAAEPERFLARVDAGLRPRAATAEQPLDAYDVIRVAAVEAGLEPDALSRAYLSSRSLLGTSEAPVEAPVGLAAVAAALEADCVLVTNAPAIRIAETLAALGLGGAFARIVTDAGKPAGLDRLLDEPDVSGRRVLAVGDIWRNDLEPAHRRGHDTALVGPWSDPEATPTFRAATLTDLLPRIEAWAAASVS, from the coding sequence GTGCCGAACCGCCCCCTCATCATCTTCGATTTCGACGGAACCGTCGCCCTCGGCGACGGCCCCGTGCTCGCCTACGCGCGAGCCGCCGCAGCGGCCGCGGCCGAGCCCGAGCGGTTCCTCGCCCGTGTCGACGCGGGTCTGCGACCCCGGGCCGCGACCGCTGAGCAGCCGCTCGACGCCTACGACGTCATCCGGGTCGCCGCGGTGGAGGCCGGGCTCGAACCCGACGCGCTCTCCCGCGCCTATCTGTCGAGCCGTTCCCTGCTCGGCACGTCGGAGGCGCCCGTCGAAGCACCCGTCGGGCTCGCCGCGGTGGCCGCCGCGCTCGAGGCCGATTGCGTTCTCGTCACCAATGCGCCCGCGATCCGGATCGCCGAGACCCTCGCAGCGCTCGGCCTCGGCGGCGCCTTCGCGCGGATCGTGACCGACGCGGGCAAGCCCGCCGGGCTCGACCGCCTGCTCGACGAGCCCGACGTGTCGGGTCGTCGCGTGCTGGCCGTCGGCGACATCTGGCGCAACGACCTCGAGCCCGCACATCGCCGCGGGCACGACACGGCGCTCGTGGGCCCCTGGTCCGACCCCGAGGCGACGCCGACGTTCCGCGCCGCCACCCTGACCGACCTGCTCCCGCGCATCGAGGCGTGGGCGGCGGCATCCGTCTCCTGA
- a CDS encoding response regulator has translation MIRLLIADDHPVVRAGLAGLLSDEPGFDVVGEAADGGEATALAAELRPDVVLMDLRMPRIDGVAATSRIVAARGDAAVPRVLILTTYESDDQILAAIEAGASGYLLKAAPREEIVAGIRSVAAGQSALSPSVAVRLVERMRHPEPAASALTPREIDVLRLVAAGHGNKRIAVELGIGESTVKTHLLRVYDKLGVDSRTRAVTLALERGVLGGGGSAER, from the coding sequence ATGATTCGCCTGCTCATCGCCGACGATCATCCCGTGGTGCGCGCGGGGCTCGCCGGCCTGCTCTCCGACGAGCCGGGCTTCGACGTCGTCGGTGAGGCGGCGGACGGGGGCGAGGCGACCGCCCTCGCCGCCGAGCTGCGGCCCGACGTGGTGCTGATGGACCTGCGGATGCCGCGCATCGACGGTGTCGCCGCGACGTCGCGCATCGTCGCCGCGCGGGGTGACGCCGCCGTGCCGCGCGTACTGATCCTCACGACCTACGAGAGCGACGACCAGATCCTCGCCGCCATCGAGGCCGGCGCGAGCGGATATCTGCTCAAGGCGGCGCCGCGGGAAGAGATCGTCGCGGGCATCCGCTCCGTCGCGGCGGGGCAGTCCGCCCTCTCGCCGTCCGTCGCGGTGCGTCTGGTGGAACGGATGCGGCACCCCGAGCCGGCGGCATCCGCTCTCACTCCGCGCGAGATCGACGTGCTGCGTCTCGTGGCGGCCGGTCATGGCAACAAGCGGATCGCGGTGGAACTCGGTATCGGCGAGTCGACCGTCAAGACCCACCTGCTGCGCGTCTACGACAAGCTCGGGGTCGACAGCCGGACGCGCGCCGTGACCCTGGCCCTCGAACGCGGCGTGCTGGGCGGCGGGGGATCGGCCGAGCGGTGA
- the phnE gene encoding phosphonate ABC transporter, permease protein PhnE, with amino-acid sequence MNGTSTAAPAQLPVPARPPGRAVPWIVAAIVAAITVVTCLPGIGVGFDLSGIVRNWQHGADKILGLLQPDWSFFPRTVAPLLETLQMAVIGTVVGAALSLPLSFWAARPTNPNRWARGAVRAALNIVRSVPDLLSAAILVALVGVGALPGILALVLFNVGIVVKLVSESIDAMDTGPLEAGRAAGGTQLQINRALALPDTWPAYAAQTLYVLELNVRASTVLGLVGAGGMGLIIDAVRTFYRYDQLSLIILEILVVVLVIDAASSALRRRLT; translated from the coding sequence GTGAACGGCACGAGCACGGCTGCCCCCGCGCAGCTCCCGGTGCCGGCACGTCCGCCCGGTCGCGCCGTCCCCTGGATCGTCGCGGCGATCGTGGCCGCCATCACCGTCGTGACCTGTCTGCCGGGCATCGGCGTCGGCTTCGACCTGTCGGGCATCGTCCGCAACTGGCAGCACGGCGCCGACAAGATCCTCGGTCTGCTGCAGCCCGACTGGTCGTTCTTCCCGCGGACGGTCGCGCCGCTGCTCGAGACGCTGCAGATGGCCGTCATCGGCACCGTCGTCGGCGCCGCCCTGTCGCTGCCGCTCAGCTTCTGGGCGGCGCGGCCGACGAACCCGAACCGGTGGGCCCGGGGTGCCGTGCGCGCCGCCTTGAACATCGTGCGCAGCGTGCCCGATCTGCTGTCGGCGGCGATCCTCGTCGCCCTGGTGGGCGTCGGCGCCCTGCCCGGCATCCTCGCCCTCGTGCTCTTCAACGTCGGCATCGTCGTGAAGCTCGTGTCGGAGTCGATCGACGCGATGGACACCGGCCCGCTCGAGGCGGGACGCGCGGCCGGGGGCACGCAGCTGCAGATCAACCGAGCGCTCGCGCTGCCCGACACCTGGCCCGCCTACGCTGCGCAGACGCTCTACGTGCTCGAGCTCAACGTGCGGGCCTCGACGGTGCTGGGGCTCGTCGGCGCGGGCGGCATGGGGCTCATCATCGACGCCGTGCGCACCTTCTACCGGTACGACCAGCTGTCGCTCATCATCCTCGAGATCCTCGTCGTCGTGCTCGTCATCGACGCCGCGAGTTCCGCTCTCCGCCGGAGGCTCACGTGA
- the phnC gene encoding phosphonate ABC transporter ATP-binding protein produces the protein MIEATAGDAGAAAPASPSSIRLRDVTVRYPNGTVGLRGVSLDIPAGEMVAVVGLSGSGKSTLIRTINGLVPITSGSLSVGDVRVDAARGRELRRLRGDIGMVFQGFNLAGRTSVMNNVLVGRLAHTPVWRTLVGAYRADDRRLAFEALDRVGMLARVWDRASALSGGQQQRVAIARALAQQPRIVLADEPVASLDPPTAHGVMKDLQRVNVDLGITVLVNLHLLDLARAYGVRLIGMRGGEVVYDGTAADATDADFAGIYGRSLTAEDRLDA, from the coding sequence GTGATCGAGGCCACCGCAGGCGATGCCGGGGCTGCGGCCCCGGCATCGCCGTCCTCGATCCGGCTGCGCGACGTCACGGTGCGCTACCCGAACGGCACCGTGGGCCTGCGCGGCGTCTCGCTCGACATCCCCGCCGGCGAGATGGTCGCGGTGGTCGGGCTGTCGGGCTCGGGCAAGTCGACGCTCATCCGCACGATCAACGGGCTCGTGCCCATCACCTCGGGCTCGCTCTCGGTCGGCGACGTGCGGGTCGACGCTGCCCGCGGCCGTGAGCTGCGGCGGCTGCGCGGCGACATCGGCATGGTCTTCCAGGGCTTCAACCTCGCCGGGCGCACGAGCGTCATGAACAACGTGCTCGTCGGTCGTCTCGCGCACACGCCGGTCTGGCGCACCCTGGTCGGTGCCTACCGCGCCGACGACCGACGCCTCGCCTTCGAAGCGCTCGACCGCGTCGGCATGCTGGCGCGCGTGTGGGACCGCGCCTCGGCGCTGTCGGGCGGTCAGCAGCAGCGGGTCGCGATCGCCCGCGCTCTCGCCCAGCAGCCGCGCATCGTCCTCGCCGACGAGCCCGTCGCGAGCCTCGACCCGCCGACCGCGCACGGCGTGATGAAAGACCTGCAGCGCGTCAACGTCGACCTCGGCATCACGGTGCTGGTCAACCTGCATCTGCTCGATCTCGCACGCGCGTACGGTGTGCGCCTCATCGGGATGCGCGGGGGAGAGGTCGTCTACGACGGGACGGCGGCGGATGCCACCGACGCCGACTTCGCCGGCATCTACGGGCGCTCGCTGACGGCCGAGGACCGGCTGGACGCGTGA
- a CDS encoding phosphate/phosphite/phosphonate ABC transporter substrate-binding protein — MRTTRLFAAAAVTAVAAIALAGCAGSPAAGDTPAAAEDPSSLVLALVPSQDQNGLVETAAPLTDYLTDELGIEVTGVVSKDYQAAVEAMGAGQAQIGFLPSLQLWQANDMYDAEVVLQTERNGNISYPAQFMTNNPDKYCDDAPVERDGMLFCNGADAMTGPAGLDSITKVEGAKVAVLGPGSPAGYIYPILALQEAGLDTDSDIEQLPVTANDASVLAVYNGDAEVGFSFWDARTIVQKDTPDVGQKVVVFAMTEEIPNDGVALSADLSPELRERIATALEDFSNTPEGSEVLQSIYSITKLAPADPESLDVVARAAQALGLQ, encoded by the coding sequence ATGCGCACCACCCGCCTCTTCGCGGCCGCCGCCGTCACGGCCGTCGCCGCGATCGCCCTCGCCGGCTGCGCCGGCTCGCCCGCCGCCGGCGACACCCCCGCCGCAGCGGAAGACCCGAGCTCGCTCGTGCTCGCGCTCGTGCCCTCGCAGGACCAGAACGGCCTCGTCGAGACGGCCGCACCGCTGACGGACTACCTCACCGACGAGCTCGGTATCGAGGTCACCGGTGTCGTCTCGAAGGACTACCAGGCCGCCGTCGAGGCGATGGGCGCCGGCCAGGCGCAGATCGGGTTCCTGCCCTCGCTGCAGCTGTGGCAGGCCAACGACATGTACGACGCCGAGGTGGTGCTCCAGACCGAGCGCAACGGCAACATCAGCTACCCCGCGCAGTTCATGACCAACAACCCCGACAAGTACTGCGACGACGCCCCGGTCGAGCGCGACGGGATGCTGTTCTGCAACGGCGCCGACGCCATGACGGGGCCCGCCGGCCTCGACTCGATCACCAAGGTCGAGGGCGCCAAGGTCGCCGTGCTCGGCCCCGGCTCGCCCGCGGGCTACATCTACCCGATCCTGGCCCTGCAGGAGGCCGGCCTCGACACCGACAGCGACATCGAGCAGCTGCCCGTCACCGCCAACGACGCCTCCGTGCTCGCGGTCTACAACGGCGACGCCGAGGTCGGCTTCAGCTTCTGGGACGCCCGCACCATCGTGCAAAAGGACACCCCGGATGTCGGCCAGAAGGTCGTCGTGTTCGCAATGACCGAGGAGATCCCGAACGACGGCGTCGCCCTGAGTGCCGACCTGTCGCCCGAGCTGCGCGAGCGCATCGCCACGGCGCTCGAGGACTTCTCGAACACCCCCGAGGGCTCGGAGGTGCTGCAGAGCATCTACTCCATCACGAAGCTCGCCCCGGCCGACCCGGAGTCCCTCGACGTCGTCGCGCGCGCCGCGCAGGCTCTCGGACTGCAGTGA
- a CDS encoding ABC transporter ATP-binding protein, with amino-acid sequence MTTRTSAPTIVRGLTKRYGDVTAVDDVSFEVPAGGVFAFLGTNGAGKSTTIGALTTVIEPDAGALTVAGHDVRTAGDAVRRAIGVVFQDSLLDEALTVRENLTVRARPYLGTAGGIRERIEHLAGIIDLGEFIDRRYGRLSGGQRRRADIARALLHDPEIVFLDEPTTGLDPASRQMVWRTIHELRERSGLTVFLTTHYLEETEQADRVCIIERGRIVAEGAPAELRARYSSSVLSLVTAAGDERIAVSDAAEARRILAERGDAVLDFEFRHGRMDDVFLALTGRPVDEAGAR; translated from the coding sequence ATGACCACGAGAACCTCCGCGCCGACCATCGTGCGCGGCTTGACCAAGAGATACGGCGACGTCACGGCCGTCGACGACGTGAGCTTCGAGGTTCCGGCGGGCGGCGTCTTCGCGTTCCTCGGCACGAACGGGGCGGGCAAGTCCACGACGATCGGTGCCCTCACGACGGTGATCGAACCGGATGCCGGTGCCCTCACGGTCGCCGGACACGACGTGCGGACCGCCGGCGATGCCGTCCGGCGCGCGATCGGCGTCGTCTTCCAGGACTCCCTGCTCGACGAGGCGCTGACGGTGCGCGAGAACCTCACGGTGCGCGCGCGGCCCTACCTCGGCACGGCGGGCGGGATCCGCGAGCGCATCGAGCATCTGGCGGGGATCATCGATCTCGGCGAGTTCATCGATCGGCGCTACGGCCGGCTCTCGGGCGGCCAGCGCCGCCGCGCCGACATCGCCCGCGCGCTGCTGCACGATCCCGAGATCGTGTTCCTCGACGAGCCGACGACCGGTCTCGACCCCGCGAGCCGTCAGATGGTCTGGCGGACGATCCACGAGCTGCGTGAGCGGTCCGGTCTGACGGTCTTCCTGACGACCCACTACCTCGAGGAGACCGAGCAGGCCGACCGCGTGTGCATCATCGAGCGCGGTCGCATCGTGGCCGAAGGCGCCCCCGCCGAGCTGCGGGCCCGCTACAGCTCGAGCGTCCTGTCGCTCGTGACCGCCGCGGGCGACGAGCGCATCGCCGTGTCGGACGCCGCCGAAGCGCGACGCATCCTGGCCGAGCGCGGCGACGCGGTGCTCGACTTCGAGTTCCGGCACGGGCGCATGGACGACGTGTTCCTGGCGCTCACGGGCCGCCCCGTCGATGAGGCGGGTGCGCGGTGA
- the phnE gene encoding phosphonate ABC transporter, permease protein PhnE, translating to MTAPVLSRAPRTAVPATPHRPRRPARWVIGATVTVVVVLAFWSVDITWARLADLPSELVRYGWLMFSSPTWEKLPDALWQTWQSVQMAWVGTVLGILIATPLSLIAARGFGHAWLRAVLRFVFSTIRAVPEIIFAIIILSMTGLTPLTGALALAINGVGTLGKWGYEAVEAVPPGPIEAARAAGGSPVQVLRWGVWPQATPVFLSFWLYRFEINVRSSAVLGLIGVGGIGDMLTTYTQYREWSTVGMLLIVVIAVTMAIDGISGRIRRRIMEGARVR from the coding sequence GTGACCGCTCCCGTCCTCTCGCGCGCGCCCCGGACCGCCGTCCCGGCGACGCCCCACCGCCCGCGCCGCCCCGCGCGCTGGGTGATCGGTGCGACGGTGACCGTCGTCGTCGTCCTGGCGTTCTGGTCGGTCGACATCACCTGGGCGCGCCTGGCCGATCTGCCGTCCGAGCTGGTGCGCTACGGCTGGCTCATGTTCTCGTCGCCGACGTGGGAGAAGCTGCCCGACGCGCTGTGGCAGACCTGGCAGAGCGTGCAGATGGCGTGGGTGGGCACCGTCCTCGGCATCCTCATCGCGACGCCGCTCAGCCTCATCGCCGCGCGCGGCTTCGGTCACGCCTGGCTGCGGGCTGTGCTGCGTTTCGTGTTCTCAACGATCCGCGCGGTGCCCGAGATCATCTTCGCGATCATCATCCTCTCCATGACGGGGCTGACCCCGCTGACGGGCGCGCTCGCGCTCGCGATCAACGGCGTCGGCACGCTCGGCAAGTGGGGCTACGAGGCGGTCGAGGCCGTGCCGCCGGGCCCGATCGAAGCGGCTCGCGCGGCCGGCGGCAGTCCCGTGCAGGTGCTGCGGTGGGGGGTGTGGCCGCAGGCCACCCCGGTGTTCCTGTCGTTCTGGCTGTACCGCTTCGAGATCAACGTCCGCTCATCGGCCGTGCTGGGTCTCATCGGCGTCGGCGGCATCGGCGACATGCTGACGACGTACACCCAGTACCGTGAGTGGTCGACGGTGGGGATGCTGCTGATCGTGGTCATCGCGGTGACGATGGCGATCGACGGGATCTCGGGCCGCATCCGCCGACGGATCATGGAGGGCGCACGTGTCCGGTAA
- a CDS encoding MurR/RpiR family transcriptional regulator, protein MSGNAPPTVRIQALRNSMQPTERRVADAILDAPDEVVELTAQQLADRAGVARSSVVRACQAFGFRGYPQLRVALAAELGSGAPAVTDHGGGVLGRLRTAIDRAAAALPASTSLLDAEGLERARDAVVGAGRLLVVANGLSSPIASDLAMRLTAAGRPAEVIADAIAQQISARQLGSRDVCVVVSGSGANEASLRAASAAARGGAAVVAITSFAASPLVDLATHALVIAPAGTSFRDELEHTSRAAHALFVEAFVDEVASRMPEAGGAVRAQVLEILSDNLGEAALDR, encoded by the coding sequence GTGTCCGGTAACGCCCCGCCCACGGTTCGCATCCAGGCGCTGCGCAACAGCATGCAGCCGACCGAGCGGCGCGTCGCCGACGCGATCCTCGACGCACCCGACGAGGTCGTCGAGCTCACGGCCCAGCAGCTCGCCGACCGTGCCGGCGTCGCGCGCTCGTCGGTCGTGCGGGCCTGTCAGGCGTTCGGGTTCCGCGGCTACCCGCAGCTGCGAGTCGCGCTCGCCGCCGAGCTCGGCTCGGGCGCCCCGGCCGTCACCGACCACGGCGGCGGTGTGCTCGGGCGCCTGCGTACGGCGATCGACCGGGCGGCCGCGGCGCTGCCGGCCTCGACGAGCTTGCTCGACGCCGAGGGGCTCGAACGGGCCCGCGACGCCGTCGTCGGCGCCGGCCGCCTGCTCGTCGTGGCGAACGGGCTCTCGTCACCGATCGCGAGCGACCTCGCGATGCGGCTGACGGCGGCGGGGCGACCGGCCGAGGTCATCGCCGACGCGATCGCCCAGCAGATCTCGGCGCGCCAGCTCGGGTCGCGCGACGTGTGCGTCGTCGTCAGCGGATCCGGTGCGAACGAGGCGAGCCTGCGGGCCGCGTCGGCGGCCGCCCGCGGAGGAGCGGCGGTCGTCGCGATCACCTCGTTCGCGGCATCCCCTCTGGTCGATCTGGCCACGCACGCGCTGGTGATCGCGCCGGCGGGCACGAGCTTCCGCGACGAGCTCGAGCACACCTCGCGCGCGGCGCATGCGCTGTTCGTCGAGGCGTTCGTCGACGAGGTCGCGTCGCGGATGCCCGAGGCCGGTGGCGCGGTGCGGGCGCAGGTGCTCGAGATCCTCTCCGACAACCTCGGCGAGGCCGCACTCGACCGCTGA
- a CDS encoding amino acid deaminase: MNGIHRLDAAAAAANAGRLEAAWAAVPWLPRSIAADAASGLFSRWARSTIVDENVGAPVLTRAVFERLHRDAGLTADWPIGNAGLLHVYGYLLSTTPTPYGLKRERWLGGDLATALGLDDEAFLPWPPGPTLLARVTAAALALLETAPVRCDERDGSFRVALSAASGPAALVYARIGVSNDPENVDPERVALVTTFPVADAAALLAGLDAEPDRVRWNAVD; the protein is encoded by the coding sequence GTGAACGGCATCCATCGCCTCGATGCCGCCGCTGCGGCGGCGAACGCCGGGCGTCTCGAGGCGGCGTGGGCAGCCGTCCCCTGGCTCCCCCGGTCGATCGCGGCCGATGCGGCATCCGGCCTGTTCTCGCGCTGGGCGCGGTCGACCATCGTCGACGAGAACGTCGGTGCGCCGGTGCTCACCCGCGCCGTCTTCGAGCGACTGCACCGGGACGCCGGGCTCACGGCGGATTGGCCCATCGGCAACGCCGGCTTGCTGCACGTCTACGGTTACCTGCTGTCGACGACCCCCACCCCGTACGGCCTCAAACGCGAACGGTGGCTCGGCGGCGACCTCGCCACCGCCTTGGGTCTCGACGACGAGGCGTTCCTGCCCTGGCCGCCCGGTCCGACGTTGCTCGCGCGGGTGACGGCAGCCGCTCTCGCGCTGCTCGAGACCGCGCCGGTGCGCTGTGACGAACGGGACGGCAGCTTCCGCGTCGCGCTCTCAGCCGCGAGCGGCCCGGCGGCGCTGGTCTATGCGCGCATCGGCGTGAGCAATGATCCCGAGAACGTCGATCCCGAGCGCGTGGCTCTGGTCACGACCTTCCCCGTCGCCGACGCCGCCGCGCTGCTGGCCGGTCTGGACGCCGAGCCCGATCGGGTGCGCTGGAACGCCGTCGACTGA
- a CDS encoding sensor histidine kinase → MIRRRWVDVAVGAVMVLGLVIVALAETGARLPWAVAGLALLVVAYLAGRPAIGLERPARFAGFLILAVAAVVVMTAAEPSLATMQVIVYPLVWILGPSRRWGVAGSVAVGAAVLAGYTAGLGFSAEVLREAGLVAALSVAFSVAMGWWISAIAAYGDERSRLLTELTHAQEQVEALSRDAGAAHERERLAREIHDTLAQTLAGLVILAEQARRRAHAGDAGAAASTLTHLESVAREALDETRAIVARTAAVPGDQALEAAVERLVDRFRLDTGLQIALTVSESGEPLDRDAQVVILRCLQEGLANVRKHAAAARVTVAVDRDPEGGVRVRIRDDGRGFDTASPRLGYGLDGMAERVSLAGGSVAVTSTAGAGTALTVTLPATARPIGSAT, encoded by the coding sequence ATGATCCGGCGCAGGTGGGTGGATGTCGCGGTGGGCGCCGTCATGGTGCTCGGCCTCGTCATCGTCGCGCTCGCCGAGACCGGGGCGCGGCTGCCGTGGGCGGTGGCGGGTCTGGCGCTGCTCGTGGTGGCATATCTCGCGGGGCGCCCGGCGATCGGGCTCGAGCGCCCGGCACGCTTCGCCGGCTTCCTGATCCTCGCGGTCGCGGCGGTCGTCGTCATGACCGCCGCGGAGCCGTCGCTCGCGACGATGCAGGTCATCGTCTACCCGCTCGTCTGGATCCTGGGGCCGAGCCGGCGCTGGGGAGTGGCCGGCTCGGTCGCCGTCGGAGCCGCCGTGCTCGCCGGCTACACCGCGGGTCTGGGGTTCTCCGCCGAGGTCTTGCGCGAGGCCGGGCTCGTGGCGGCGCTGTCGGTGGCCTTCTCGGTCGCGATGGGGTGGTGGATCAGCGCGATCGCGGCCTACGGCGACGAGCGCAGCCGGCTCCTCACCGAGCTCACGCATGCGCAGGAGCAGGTCGAGGCACTCAGCCGCGACGCCGGTGCGGCGCACGAGCGCGAGCGCCTCGCCCGCGAGATCCACGACACGCTGGCCCAGACGCTGGCGGGCCTGGTCATCCTGGCGGAGCAGGCGCGCCGGCGCGCGCACGCCGGCGACGCCGGTGCCGCCGCCTCGACCCTCACGCACCTCGAGTCGGTGGCCCGCGAAGCGCTCGATGAGACCCGGGCCATCGTCGCGCGCACAGCCGCCGTGCCGGGAGACCAGGCGCTCGAGGCCGCCGTGGAGCGCCTCGTCGACAGGTTCCGCCTCGACACGGGGCTGCAGATCGCGCTGACGGTGTCCGAGAGCGGCGAGCCGCTCGACCGCGATGCTCAGGTGGTGATCCTCCGCTGCCTGCAGGAGGGCCTCGCGAACGTGCGCAAGCACGCCGCTGCCGCGCGGGTCACGGTCGCCGTCGACCGCGACCCCGAGGGTGGGGTGCGCGTGAGGATCCGCGACGACGGGCGGGGCTTCGACACGGCGTCGCCGCGGCTCGGCTACGGACTCGACGGGATGGCCGAGCGCGTCTCGCTGGCCGGCGGGAGCGTCGCCGTCACCTCGACCGCGGGCGCCGGCACCGCCCTGACCGTGACCCTGCCGGCGACGGCCCGACCCATCGGGAGTGCGACATGA
- a CDS encoding ABC transporter permease, which yields MRTIQAYVGRNLRLFYRDPLGVFFSLTGALVVFLLYALFLGQMQVDSLAQTPGLDADAARDFVDSWMFAGVVAVAAVTTPLGALSTFVEDAATGRFRDFLVSPVRRAQLVLGYLGSAFVIGLLTTLVVLAVALAYLGFTGRVLPDAGQIARIVGWTALSVAAYTALWAFVVSFLRTTGAYSGLSTLVGTLTGFVAGAYIPVGAFPDAVRDAVGVLPFAQSAMLVRREFALDPLEELAGSSPAAVEELSRMYGIELQLAGGVVPVWVAAVVLAVVAVAFTVLAAARIRSRIR from the coding sequence GTGAGAACGATCCAGGCGTACGTCGGGCGCAACCTGCGCCTGTTCTACCGCGACCCGCTGGGTGTGTTCTTCTCGCTCACCGGCGCGCTCGTGGTGTTCCTGCTCTACGCCCTGTTCCTCGGGCAGATGCAGGTCGACTCGCTCGCGCAGACGCCCGGGCTGGATGCCGACGCGGCCCGCGACTTCGTGGACTCGTGGATGTTCGCGGGGGTCGTGGCGGTGGCCGCGGTCACGACGCCGCTCGGGGCGCTGTCGACGTTCGTCGAGGATGCCGCGACGGGCCGGTTCCGCGACTTCCTCGTGTCGCCGGTGCGCCGGGCGCAGCTCGTGCTCGGATACCTGGGCTCGGCCTTCGTCATCGGGCTGCTGACGACGCTGGTCGTGCTGGCCGTCGCGCTGGCATACCTCGGGTTCACGGGGCGCGTGCTGCCCGACGCGGGGCAGATCGCCCGCATCGTCGGCTGGACGGCGCTGTCGGTCGCGGCGTACACGGCGCTGTGGGCGTTCGTCGTGTCTTTCCTGCGGACAACGGGGGCGTACTCCGGGCTGTCGACACTCGTGGGCACGCTCACCGGCTTCGTGGCCGGCGCGTACATCCCCGTCGGCGCCTTTCCCGACGCGGTGCGCGACGCGGTGGGCGTCCTTCCCTTCGCGCAATCGGCCATGCTCGTACGACGCGAGTTCGCCCTCGATCCCCTCGAAGAGCTGGCGGGCTCGTCGCCGGCGGCGGTCGAGGAGCTCAGCCGCATGTACGGCATCGAGCTGCAGCTCGCCGGCGGCGTCGTGCCGGTCTGGGTCGCGGCGGTCGTGCTCGCCGTCGTCGCCGTCGCGTTCACGGTGCTCGCAGCGGCCCGCATCCGATCCCGCATCCGGTAG